In Rhodospirillum rubrum ATCC 11170, a genomic segment contains:
- a CDS encoding DUF2442 domain-containing protein: MADLTDALIDAALERGRSAHANEPRAAKARYDRSSARVIVDLENGCTFAFPPRLAQGLEGASDDQLCAVEILGQGYGLHWETLDVDLSLPGLMAGIFGTKAWMAKRAEPPPSAAKDAWSNLPR, from the coding sequence ATGGCTGACCTTACCGATGCCCTCATCGACGCCGCCCTGGAGCGGGGCCGGAGTGCCCATGCGAACGAACCGCGCGCCGCCAAGGCGCGCTATGATCGATCATCCGCCCGGGTGATTGTCGATCTTGAAAATGGCTGCACCTTCGCCTTTCCGCCGCGACTGGCGCAGGGACTTGAGGGCGCCTCTGACGACCAGCTTTGCGCTGTCGAAATCCTTGGCCAAGGCTATGGTCTGCATTGGGAAACCCTGGACGTCGATCTTTCCCTGCCGGGCCTGATGGCCGGTATCTTCGGCACGAAAGCGTGGATGGCCAAGCGCGCGGAACCGCCCCCATCCGCCGCCAAGGACGCTTGGTCAAACCTTCCCCGTTGA